One part of the Suncus etruscus isolate mSunEtr1 chromosome 2, mSunEtr1.pri.cur, whole genome shotgun sequence genome encodes these proteins:
- the LOC126001307 gene encoding calmodulin-1-like — MRSLGQNPTEAELQDMINEIDVDGNGTIDFPEFLTMMARKMKDTDSEEEIREAFRAFDKDGNDYISAAELRHVMTNLGEKLTDEEVDEMIREANIDGDGQVNYEEFVQMMTAK; from the exons ATGAGGTCTCTGGGTCAGAATCCCACGGAAGCCGAGTTACAGGACATGATTAATGAAATAGATGTTGATG GTAATGGCACAATTGACTTCCCAGAATTTCTGACTATGAtggcaagaaaaatgaaagatacagATAGTGAAGAGGAAATTAGAGAAGCATTCCGTGCGTTTGATAAGGATGGCAATGACTATATAAGTGCAGCTGAACTTCGCCATGTGATGACAAACCTGGGAGAGAAGTTAACAGATGAGGAGGTTGATGAAATGATCAGGGAAGCAAATATTGATGGTGATGGTCAAGTAAACTATGAAGAGTTTGTACAGATGATGACAGCAAAGTGA